From Harpia harpyja isolate bHarHar1 chromosome 19, bHarHar1 primary haplotype, whole genome shotgun sequence, one genomic window encodes:
- the LHX3 gene encoding LIM/homeobox protein Lhx3 isoform X1 translates to MLLERVRAGSEKAAELCPFPRSPEIPLCAGCNQHIVDRFILKVLDRHWHSKCLKCSDCQTQLAEKCFSRGDGVYCKEDFFKRFGTKCAACQQGIPPTQVVRRAQDFVYHLHCFACIVCKRQLATGDEFYLMEDSRLVCKADYETAKQREAESTAKRPRTTITAKQLETLKNAYNNSPKPARHVREQLSSETGLDMRVVQVWFQNRRAKEKRLKKDAGRQRWGQYFRNMKRSRGTSKSDKDSIQEEGPDSDAEVSFTDEPSMSEMSHSNGIYSNLNEASPALGRQAGTNGSFALDHSGIPAQDQYHDLRSNSPYGIPQSPASLQALPGHQPLISSLVYPDNGLGIMGQSGQGVPQSMRVLAGNGPSSDLSTGSSGGYPDFPASPASWLDEVDHAQF, encoded by the exons AGATCCCGCTGTGCGCCGGCTGCAACCAGCACATCGTGGACAGGTTCATCCTCAAGGTCCTGGACCGGCACTGGCACAGCAAGTGCCTGAAATGCTCCGACTGCCAGACGCAGCTGGCCGAGAAGTGCTTCAGCCGCGGGGACGGCGTCTACTGCAAAGAGGACTTCTTCAA GCGCTTCGGGACGAAGTGTGCCGCCTGCCAGCAGGGCATCCCCCCGACCCAGGTGGTGCGCCGGGCCCAGGACTTCGTTTACCACCTGCACTGCTTCGCCTGCATCGTCTGCAAACGGCAGCTGGCCACCGGCGACGAGTTCTACCTCATGGAGGACAGCAGGCTGGTCTGCAAGGCAGACTACGAGACGGCCAAGCAGAGAG AGGCTGAGTCCACGGCCAAGAGGCCCCGCACCACCATCACGGCCAAGCAGCTGGAGACCCTCAAAAACGCTTACAACAACTCGCCCAAACCGGCGCGGCACGTCCGGGAGCAGCTTTCCTCGGAGACGGGGCTGGACATGCGGGTGGTGCAG GTCTGGTTCCAGAACCGCAGGGCCAAGGagaaaaggctgaagaaggaCGCGGGGAGGCAGCGGTGGGGTCAgtacttcaggaacatgaaaCGATCCCGGGGGACCTCCAAGTCCGACAAGGACAGCATCCAGGAGGAGGGACCCGACAGCGATGCCGAGGTCTCCTTCACAG ATGAGCCCTCTATGTCTGAAATGAGCCATTCCAATGGGATTTACAGCAATCTCAATGAAGCGTCCCCTGCTCTGGGGAGACAGGCTGGGACCAACGGGAGCTTTGCTCTGGATCACAGTGGCATCCCAGCTCAGGACCAGTACCACGACCTGCGATCCAACAGCCCCTACGGGATACCCCAGTCACCAGCTTCCTTGCAAGCACTGCCAGGCCACCAGCCTTTAATCTCCAGCTTGGTTTACCCAGACAACGGCTTGGGCATCATGGGACAAAGTGGACAAGGGGTGCCCCAGTCCATGAGGGTCCTGGCCGGGAATGGACCCAGCTCCGACCTCTCTACCGGCAGCAGCGGGGGATACCCGGATTTCCCTGCCAGCCCGGCCTCTTGGCTGGATGAAGTCGACCACGCTCAATTTTGA
- the LHX3 gene encoding LIM/homeobox protein Lhx3 isoform X3: protein MLRLPDAAGREVLQPRGRRLLQRGLLQGIPPTQVVRRAQDFVYHLHCFACIVCKRQLATGDEFYLMEDSRLVCKADYETAKQREAESTAKRPRTTITAKQLETLKNAYNNSPKPARHVREQLSSETGLDMRVVQVWFQNRRAKEKRLKKDAGRQRWGQYFRNMKRSRGTSKSDKDSIQEEGPDSDAEVSFTDEPSMSEMSHSNGIYSNLNEASPALGRQAGTNGSFALDHSGIPAQDQYHDLRSNSPYGIPQSPASLQALPGHQPLISSLVYPDNGLGIMGQSGQGVPQSMRVLAGNGPSSDLSTGSSGGYPDFPASPASWLDEVDHAQF from the exons ATGCTCCGACTGCCAGACGCAGCTGGCCGAGAAGTGCTTCAGCCGCGGGGACGGCGTCTACTGCAAAGAGGACTTCTTCAA GGCATCCCCCCGACCCAGGTGGTGCGCCGGGCCCAGGACTTCGTTTACCACCTGCACTGCTTCGCCTGCATCGTCTGCAAACGGCAGCTGGCCACCGGCGACGAGTTCTACCTCATGGAGGACAGCAGGCTGGTCTGCAAGGCAGACTACGAGACGGCCAAGCAGAGAG AGGCTGAGTCCACGGCCAAGAGGCCCCGCACCACCATCACGGCCAAGCAGCTGGAGACCCTCAAAAACGCTTACAACAACTCGCCCAAACCGGCGCGGCACGTCCGGGAGCAGCTTTCCTCGGAGACGGGGCTGGACATGCGGGTGGTGCAG GTCTGGTTCCAGAACCGCAGGGCCAAGGagaaaaggctgaagaaggaCGCGGGGAGGCAGCGGTGGGGTCAgtacttcaggaacatgaaaCGATCCCGGGGGACCTCCAAGTCCGACAAGGACAGCATCCAGGAGGAGGGACCCGACAGCGATGCCGAGGTCTCCTTCACAG ATGAGCCCTCTATGTCTGAAATGAGCCATTCCAATGGGATTTACAGCAATCTCAATGAAGCGTCCCCTGCTCTGGGGAGACAGGCTGGGACCAACGGGAGCTTTGCTCTGGATCACAGTGGCATCCCAGCTCAGGACCAGTACCACGACCTGCGATCCAACAGCCCCTACGGGATACCCCAGTCACCAGCTTCCTTGCAAGCACTGCCAGGCCACCAGCCTTTAATCTCCAGCTTGGTTTACCCAGACAACGGCTTGGGCATCATGGGACAAAGTGGACAAGGGGTGCCCCAGTCCATGAGGGTCCTGGCCGGGAATGGACCCAGCTCCGACCTCTCTACCGGCAGCAGCGGGGGATACCCGGATTTCCCTGCCAGCCCGGCCTCTTGGCTGGATGAAGTCGACCACGCTCAATTTTGA
- the LHX3 gene encoding LIM/homeobox protein Lhx3 isoform X4, with amino-acid sequence MLRLPDAAGREVLQPRGRRLLQRGLLQVVRRAQDFVYHLHCFACIVCKRQLATGDEFYLMEDSRLVCKADYETAKQREAESTAKRPRTTITAKQLETLKNAYNNSPKPARHVREQLSSETGLDMRVVQVWFQNRRAKEKRLKKDAGRQRWGQYFRNMKRSRGTSKSDKDSIQEEGPDSDAEVSFTDEPSMSEMSHSNGIYSNLNEASPALGRQAGTNGSFALDHSGIPAQDQYHDLRSNSPYGIPQSPASLQALPGHQPLISSLVYPDNGLGIMGQSGQGVPQSMRVLAGNGPSSDLSTGSSGGYPDFPASPASWLDEVDHAQF; translated from the exons ATGCTCCGACTGCCAGACGCAGCTGGCCGAGAAGTGCTTCAGCCGCGGGGACGGCGTCTACTGCAAAGAGGACTTCTTCAA GTGGTGCGCCGGGCCCAGGACTTCGTTTACCACCTGCACTGCTTCGCCTGCATCGTCTGCAAACGGCAGCTGGCCACCGGCGACGAGTTCTACCTCATGGAGGACAGCAGGCTGGTCTGCAAGGCAGACTACGAGACGGCCAAGCAGAGAG AGGCTGAGTCCACGGCCAAGAGGCCCCGCACCACCATCACGGCCAAGCAGCTGGAGACCCTCAAAAACGCTTACAACAACTCGCCCAAACCGGCGCGGCACGTCCGGGAGCAGCTTTCCTCGGAGACGGGGCTGGACATGCGGGTGGTGCAG GTCTGGTTCCAGAACCGCAGGGCCAAGGagaaaaggctgaagaaggaCGCGGGGAGGCAGCGGTGGGGTCAgtacttcaggaacatgaaaCGATCCCGGGGGACCTCCAAGTCCGACAAGGACAGCATCCAGGAGGAGGGACCCGACAGCGATGCCGAGGTCTCCTTCACAG ATGAGCCCTCTATGTCTGAAATGAGCCATTCCAATGGGATTTACAGCAATCTCAATGAAGCGTCCCCTGCTCTGGGGAGACAGGCTGGGACCAACGGGAGCTTTGCTCTGGATCACAGTGGCATCCCAGCTCAGGACCAGTACCACGACCTGCGATCCAACAGCCCCTACGGGATACCCCAGTCACCAGCTTCCTTGCAAGCACTGCCAGGCCACCAGCCTTTAATCTCCAGCTTGGTTTACCCAGACAACGGCTTGGGCATCATGGGACAAAGTGGACAAGGGGTGCCCCAGTCCATGAGGGTCCTGGCCGGGAATGGACCCAGCTCCGACCTCTCTACCGGCAGCAGCGGGGGATACCCGGATTTCCCTGCCAGCCCGGCCTCTTGGCTGGATGAAGTCGACCACGCTCAATTTTGA
- the LHX3 gene encoding LIM/homeobox protein Lhx3 isoform X2, producing MQQIPLCAGCNQHIVDRFILKVLDRHWHSKCLKCSDCQTQLAEKCFSRGDGVYCKEDFFKRFGTKCAACQQGIPPTQVVRRAQDFVYHLHCFACIVCKRQLATGDEFYLMEDSRLVCKADYETAKQREAESTAKRPRTTITAKQLETLKNAYNNSPKPARHVREQLSSETGLDMRVVQVWFQNRRAKEKRLKKDAGRQRWGQYFRNMKRSRGTSKSDKDSIQEEGPDSDAEVSFTDEPSMSEMSHSNGIYSNLNEASPALGRQAGTNGSFALDHSGIPAQDQYHDLRSNSPYGIPQSPASLQALPGHQPLISSLVYPDNGLGIMGQSGQGVPQSMRVLAGNGPSSDLSTGSSGGYPDFPASPASWLDEVDHAQF from the exons ATGCAGC AGATCCCGCTGTGCGCCGGCTGCAACCAGCACATCGTGGACAGGTTCATCCTCAAGGTCCTGGACCGGCACTGGCACAGCAAGTGCCTGAAATGCTCCGACTGCCAGACGCAGCTGGCCGAGAAGTGCTTCAGCCGCGGGGACGGCGTCTACTGCAAAGAGGACTTCTTCAA GCGCTTCGGGACGAAGTGTGCCGCCTGCCAGCAGGGCATCCCCCCGACCCAGGTGGTGCGCCGGGCCCAGGACTTCGTTTACCACCTGCACTGCTTCGCCTGCATCGTCTGCAAACGGCAGCTGGCCACCGGCGACGAGTTCTACCTCATGGAGGACAGCAGGCTGGTCTGCAAGGCAGACTACGAGACGGCCAAGCAGAGAG AGGCTGAGTCCACGGCCAAGAGGCCCCGCACCACCATCACGGCCAAGCAGCTGGAGACCCTCAAAAACGCTTACAACAACTCGCCCAAACCGGCGCGGCACGTCCGGGAGCAGCTTTCCTCGGAGACGGGGCTGGACATGCGGGTGGTGCAG GTCTGGTTCCAGAACCGCAGGGCCAAGGagaaaaggctgaagaaggaCGCGGGGAGGCAGCGGTGGGGTCAgtacttcaggaacatgaaaCGATCCCGGGGGACCTCCAAGTCCGACAAGGACAGCATCCAGGAGGAGGGACCCGACAGCGATGCCGAGGTCTCCTTCACAG ATGAGCCCTCTATGTCTGAAATGAGCCATTCCAATGGGATTTACAGCAATCTCAATGAAGCGTCCCCTGCTCTGGGGAGACAGGCTGGGACCAACGGGAGCTTTGCTCTGGATCACAGTGGCATCCCAGCTCAGGACCAGTACCACGACCTGCGATCCAACAGCCCCTACGGGATACCCCAGTCACCAGCTTCCTTGCAAGCACTGCCAGGCCACCAGCCTTTAATCTCCAGCTTGGTTTACCCAGACAACGGCTTGGGCATCATGGGACAAAGTGGACAAGGGGTGCCCCAGTCCATGAGGGTCCTGGCCGGGAATGGACCCAGCTCCGACCTCTCTACCGGCAGCAGCGGGGGATACCCGGATTTCCCTGCCAGCCCGGCCTCTTGGCTGGATGAAGTCGACCACGCTCAATTTTGA
- the LHX3 gene encoding LIM/homeobox protein Lhx3 isoform X5: MLLERVRAGSEKAAELCPFPRSPEIPLCAGCNQHIVDRFILKVLDRHWHSKCLKCSDCQTQLAEKCFSRGDGVYCKEDFFKRFGTKCAACQQGIPPTQVVRRAQDFVYHLHCFACIVCKRQLATGDEFYLMEDSRLVCKADYETAKQRGTSCPVPPTSPPRAGGRRPGALLPPPGHAHAADGRGAGSICPRGMAGGRTGFPRPRGHSVVTSPLTRTVSAEAESTAKRPRTTITAKQLETLKNAYNNSPKPARHVREQLSSETGLDMRVVQVWFQNRRAKEKRLKKDAGRQRWGQYFRNMKRSRGTSKSDKDSIQEEGPDSDAEVSFTDEPSMSEMSHSNGIYSNLNEASPALGRQAGTNGSFALDHSGIPAQDQYHDLRSNSPYGIPQSPASLQALPGHQPLISSLVYPDNGLGIMGQSGQGVPQSMRVLAGNGPSSDLSTGSSGGYPDFPASPASWLDEVDHAQF, translated from the exons AGATCCCGCTGTGCGCCGGCTGCAACCAGCACATCGTGGACAGGTTCATCCTCAAGGTCCTGGACCGGCACTGGCACAGCAAGTGCCTGAAATGCTCCGACTGCCAGACGCAGCTGGCCGAGAAGTGCTTCAGCCGCGGGGACGGCGTCTACTGCAAAGAGGACTTCTTCAA GCGCTTCGGGACGAAGTGTGCCGCCTGCCAGCAGGGCATCCCCCCGACCCAGGTGGTGCGCCGGGCCCAGGACTTCGTTTACCACCTGCACTGCTTCGCCTGCATCGTCTGCAAACGGCAGCTGGCCACCGGCGACGAGTTCTACCTCATGGAGGACAGCAGGCTGGTCTGCAAGGCAGACTACGAGACGGCCAAGCAGAGAGGTACCTCTTGCCCcgtccctcccacctcccccccgagggcaggagggaggcggCCCGGGgccctcctgccccccccgggACACGCTCATGCAGCGGACGGGAGGGGTGCCGGGAGCATCTGTCCTCGGGGGATGGCTGGAGGGAGGACGGGGTTCCCACGTCCCCGGGGCCACTCGGTGGTGACTTCGCCTCTAACTCGCACCGTGTCGGCAGAGGCTGAGTCCACGGCCAAGAGGCCCCGCACCACCATCACGGCCAAGCAGCTGGAGACCCTCAAAAACGCTTACAACAACTCGCCCAAACCGGCGCGGCACGTCCGGGAGCAGCTTTCCTCGGAGACGGGGCTGGACATGCGGGTGGTGCAG GTCTGGTTCCAGAACCGCAGGGCCAAGGagaaaaggctgaagaaggaCGCGGGGAGGCAGCGGTGGGGTCAgtacttcaggaacatgaaaCGATCCCGGGGGACCTCCAAGTCCGACAAGGACAGCATCCAGGAGGAGGGACCCGACAGCGATGCCGAGGTCTCCTTCACAG ATGAGCCCTCTATGTCTGAAATGAGCCATTCCAATGGGATTTACAGCAATCTCAATGAAGCGTCCCCTGCTCTGGGGAGACAGGCTGGGACCAACGGGAGCTTTGCTCTGGATCACAGTGGCATCCCAGCTCAGGACCAGTACCACGACCTGCGATCCAACAGCCCCTACGGGATACCCCAGTCACCAGCTTCCTTGCAAGCACTGCCAGGCCACCAGCCTTTAATCTCCAGCTTGGTTTACCCAGACAACGGCTTGGGCATCATGGGACAAAGTGGACAAGGGGTGCCCCAGTCCATGAGGGTCCTGGCCGGGAATGGACCCAGCTCCGACCTCTCTACCGGCAGCAGCGGGGGATACCCGGATTTCCCTGCCAGCCCGGCCTCTTGGCTGGATGAAGTCGACCACGCTCAATTTTGA